One part of the Halopenitus persicus genome encodes these proteins:
- a CDS encoding spermidine synthase — MADPSPVSTPAAVLDGRVSKPEAAVFVSGVASMGLEILAGRIIAPQFGSSIYTWGTIIGVFLAALSAGYHRGGKLATEEATERRLARLLLGTAVWVALLVFAGDLLLRSTVAFPLPSRVASLPAVVLLFGPPTYLLGFISPYGAELSRKEGLGRASGHVYAVGTIGSIVGAFGTTYFLIPSLGVDAIGLVFGLLLVATAAVLLLPSPSRDSILAVVGVLVVLVAAFSSGAAGVAPEGQVVYQTQTPYQQLEVIDSGDTRTLYLDGQRHSAMDLSDPNRHVFSYTRYFHLPYLFADDPDDIDRVLFIGGGGFTGPKRFVEEYDATVDVVEIDPEVIDVAKRYFAVEESEQLRIHNDDGRRYLRNTNETYDLIVLDAYKKDKVPFQLTTREFMELSNDRLSEDGMVFANVISAPSGPASRFYRAEYATMDAVYPNVYSFPTAGGSGIIQNIEMVATKDAAVVTEETLRDRNARRDIGIDLSAEIDDYRVEEDVGDAPILRDDYAPVDALLDPMVGQRYVIDEAGSVENASAGSDGGGDGDDPEDEGDRERVEPVPLESAPAEPALPLDD; from the coding sequence ATGGCTGATCCCTCCCCGGTGTCGACTCCGGCGGCGGTTCTCGACGGCCGCGTGAGCAAACCCGAGGCGGCGGTGTTCGTCTCGGGCGTCGCGAGTATGGGCCTCGAGATCCTCGCGGGCCGGATCATCGCCCCGCAGTTCGGAAGCAGCATCTACACGTGGGGGACGATCATCGGCGTCTTCCTCGCCGCGCTGAGCGCCGGCTACCACCGCGGGGGAAAGCTCGCGACCGAGGAGGCGACCGAGCGGCGGCTGGCGCGGCTGCTGTTGGGGACCGCCGTCTGGGTCGCGCTGCTCGTGTTCGCCGGCGACCTGCTGTTGCGCTCGACGGTGGCGTTCCCCCTGCCGAGCCGGGTCGCGTCGCTGCCCGCGGTCGTCCTGTTGTTCGGCCCGCCGACGTACCTGCTCGGGTTCATCAGCCCCTACGGGGCTGAACTCTCCCGGAAGGAGGGGCTCGGCCGGGCCTCGGGCCACGTCTACGCGGTCGGAACGATCGGCAGCATCGTCGGCGCGTTCGGCACGACCTACTTCCTGATCCCGAGCCTCGGCGTCGACGCGATCGGGCTCGTCTTCGGGCTGCTGCTCGTCGCCACCGCCGCCGTCCTGCTGTTGCCGTCGCCCTCGCGGGACTCGATCCTCGCGGTCGTCGGCGTCCTCGTCGTCCTCGTGGCGGCGTTCTCCAGCGGCGCGGCCGGCGTCGCCCCCGAGGGGCAGGTCGTCTACCAGACGCAGACGCCCTACCAGCAGCTCGAGGTCATCGACAGCGGCGACACGCGGACCCTCTACCTCGACGGCCAGCGCCACAGCGCGATGGACCTGTCGGATCCGAACCGACACGTGTTCTCGTACACGCGGTACTTCCACCTGCCGTACCTCTTCGCCGACGATCCCGACGACATCGATCGCGTCCTGTTCATCGGCGGCGGCGGGTTCACCGGCCCGAAACGGTTCGTCGAGGAGTACGACGCCACCGTCGACGTCGTCGAGATCGACCCCGAGGTGATCGACGTCGCGAAGCGCTACTTCGCCGTCGAGGAGTCCGAGCAGCTGCGGATCCACAACGACGACGGCCGGCGATACCTCCGGAACACGAACGAGACCTACGACCTGATCGTCCTGGACGCCTACAAGAAGGACAAGGTCCCCTTCCAGCTCACCACCAGGGAGTTCATGGAGCTGTCCAACGACCGCCTGAGCGAGGACGGGATGGTCTTCGCGAACGTCATCTCCGCGCCCAGCGGTCCGGCCTCGCGGTTCTACCGCGCGGAGTACGCCACGATGGACGCCGTCTACCCCAACGTCTACTCGTTCCCGACCGCGGGCGGCAGCGGCATCATTCAGAACATCGAGATGGTCGCGACGAAGGACGCCGCGGTCGTGACCGAGGAGACCCTTCGGGACCGCAACGCGCGCCGCGACATCGGGATCGACCTGTCCGCCGAGATCGACGACTACCGCGTCGAGGAGGACGTCGGCGACGCGCCGATCCTCCGGGATGATTACGCGCCCGTGGACGCGCTGCTCGACCCGATGGTCGGCCAGCGATACGTGATCGACGAGGCCGGGTCGGTCGAGAACGCCTCGGCGGGCAGCGACGGCGGCGGCGATGGCGACGATCCGGAGGACGAGGGCGATCGAGAGCGGGTCGAACCGGTGCCCCTCGAGTCCGCGCCGGCCGAGCCCGCACTGCCGCTCGACGATTGA
- a CDS encoding CBS domain-containing protein produces the protein MASTTKTLVADVMTSPLETIAADASVREAAERMRDRNINALFVPGVDAGIVTTTDVVEAVADGADLEDATVADVMTAPVERITTAEELTEAAAMMTTFGIKHLPVIDADGDYVGMVSTTDLTTQLA, from the coding sequence ATGGCATCCACCACGAAGACCCTCGTCGCGGACGTGATGACGTCCCCGCTCGAGACGATCGCAGCGGACGCGAGCGTTCGGGAGGCCGCCGAGCGAATGCGCGACCGGAACATCAACGCGCTGTTCGTCCCGGGGGTCGACGCCGGGATCGTCACCACCACGGACGTGGTCGAGGCCGTCGCCGATGGCGCCGACCTCGAGGACGCCACGGTCGCGGACGTAATGACGGCACCGGTTGAGCGCATCACCACGGCCGAGGAGCTGACGGAGGCGGCCGCGATGATGACCACCTTCGGGATCAAACATCTTCCGGTGATCGACGCCGACGGCGACTACGTCGGGATGGTCTCCACGACGGACCTCACCACGCAGCTCGCGTGA
- the fen gene encoding flap endonuclease-1 → MGNADLRSLASIRDVEFADIEGSVVAVDAHNWLYRYLTTTVKWTRDGVYTTAEGTEVANLVGIVQGLPKFFEHDIVPVFVFDGEVTDFKTREIADRREKREAAEERLAAAEERGDAVEAARLEARTQRLTDVIQETTRGLLEHLDVPIVEAPAEGEAQCAHMNAVGDVDYAGSEDYDTLLFGAPATLRQLTSKGTPELMELEATLEELGLTREGLVDVAMLCGTDFNEGIAGIGPKTAVSEVEEHGDLWGVLEARGESIPDAVAIRNLFLDPPVRDDYALDTTLDPDLEAARRYVTEEWEVDPNEVERGFERIQESITQTGLDRWT, encoded by the coding sequence ATGGGAAACGCCGACCTGCGTTCGCTGGCGTCGATCCGCGACGTCGAGTTCGCGGACATCGAGGGGAGCGTCGTCGCGGTGGACGCGCACAACTGGCTGTACCGGTACCTGACGACGACGGTCAAGTGGACGCGGGACGGCGTCTACACGACCGCCGAGGGGACGGAGGTCGCGAACCTCGTGGGAATCGTCCAGGGACTGCCGAAGTTCTTCGAACACGACATCGTGCCGGTCTTCGTCTTCGACGGCGAGGTAACTGACTTTAAAACCCGGGAAATCGCCGACCGGCGGGAGAAGCGGGAGGCGGCCGAGGAGCGCCTCGCGGCGGCCGAGGAACGCGGGGACGCGGTCGAAGCCGCGCGGCTTGAGGCGCGAACACAGCGGTTAACCGACGTCATCCAGGAGACGACGCGCGGCCTGCTCGAGCACCTCGACGTGCCCATCGTCGAGGCGCCGGCGGAGGGCGAAGCACAGTGTGCCCATATGAATGCGGTCGGCGACGTCGACTACGCGGGCAGCGAGGACTACGACACGCTGCTGTTCGGGGCCCCCGCCACGCTCCGGCAGCTCACCAGCAAGGGGACCCCGGAGCTGATGGAACTCGAGGCGACCCTCGAGGAACTCGGCCTGACGCGCGAGGGGCTCGTCGACGTCGCGATGCTCTGTGGCACCGACTTCAACGAGGGGATCGCGGGGATCGGTCCGAAGACGGCCGTCTCGGAGGTCGAGGAGCACGGCGACCTCTGGGGGGTCCTCGAGGCGCGCGGGGAGAGCATTCCCGACGCGGTCGCGATTCGGAACCTCTTCCTCGATCCCCCGGTCCGCGATGACTACGCGCTCGATACGACGCTCGATCCCGATCTCGAGGCGGCCCGCCGCTACGTGACCGAGGAGTGGGAGGTCGATCCGAACGAGGTCGAGCGGGGGTTCGAACGCATCCAGGAGTCGATCACCCAGACCGGCCTCGACCGGTGGACGTGA
- a CDS encoding DHH family phosphoesterase yields the protein MGSCIICGASVDGRICDSHEEDVVFDFRGNGPHELVSNRFYRGTVDGYADFGVFVDLAPGVTGLLHRSELDQRLESLEWEPGDTVFVQVKNVRDNGNVDLGWSIRQSMREFRGTLVQEDGTSRLPEADEDESADAEADSEPAEAPTDGTHEGNGHGGDGTVAAATDADAAEDSTADEGAETEETADAAETTAHVEEPGTEEAATAGEPTDVDQAVDDEEAADEEAADEEVADDADEPAPTAEYDRVPIETLGELVSEPVRIEGEVVSVRQTGGPTVFEVRDETGVVDVAAFVEAGVRAYPGVELGDVVRIDGEVERRREEIQVETEGLAVLEGAAAETVERRLAEALSERARPDDLDALVDDGAVTALTDDVLDAAEAIRRAVLESRPIVVRHPATADGYVAGAAIERATLPLIRDEHAKRDAVYHYFTRRPLEGSVYEMDDATTDVTRMLQDRDRHDEKLPLFVLVGTGSTVESADGIGLLDVYDAASVVIDGTVADPETRESVDTLVSPELADVDGDLSTGALTASLAATVNGDVHDDLRHLPAVSYWEDAPADYAELAAGAGYDADRVAELREAIALEAYYQSYEDKRELIEDLLFDDAGDLAAHVSEQFREKLGTELATARENLHTENVDGVRFTVLDTDAYTHRYDFPPTALLIETLHRRTREVDGESVTLGIGTDELYLRSTADLSVRDVAADAAEIAPDADVTAASVRDGTIEFLSGERDAVEDAVIAAVADLV from the coding sequence ATGGGATCCTGTATCATCTGCGGCGCCTCCGTGGACGGTCGCATCTGCGACTCCCACGAGGAGGACGTCGTGTTCGACTTTCGCGGGAACGGCCCGCACGAACTCGTTTCGAACCGATTCTACCGCGGCACCGTCGACGGCTACGCCGACTTCGGCGTCTTCGTCGACCTCGCGCCCGGGGTCACCGGGCTGTTGCACCGCTCCGAGCTCGACCAGCGGCTCGAGTCGCTGGAGTGGGAGCCCGGCGACACCGTCTTCGTCCAGGTGAAGAACGTCCGCGACAACGGGAACGTCGATCTCGGGTGGTCGATCCGCCAGTCGATGCGGGAGTTCCGCGGGACGCTCGTCCAGGAGGACGGGACCTCGCGGCTGCCCGAGGCCGACGAGGACGAATCGGCGGACGCCGAGGCAGACTCGGAGCCGGCCGAAGCGCCGACCGACGGGACCCACGAGGGAAACGGGCACGGCGGTGACGGCACGGTAGCCGCGGCGACCGACGCCGACGCTGCCGAGGACTCGACTGCTGACGAGGGAGCCGAGACCGAGGAAACCGCCGACGCTGCCGAGACGACCGCTCACGTCGAGGAGCCCGGGACGGAAGAAGCTGCCACGGCTGGAGAACCCACCGACGTCGACCAGGCGGTCGATGACGAAGAAGCGGCCGACGAAGAAGCGGCCGACGAAGAAGTGGCCGACGACGCGGACGAGCCCGCACCGACCGCGGAGTACGACCGCGTTCCGATCGAGACGCTCGGCGAGCTGGTGTCGGAACCGGTCCGCATCGAGGGCGAGGTCGTCAGCGTGCGTCAGACCGGCGGGCCGACCGTCTTCGAGGTTCGCGACGAGACCGGCGTCGTCGACGTCGCCGCCTTCGTCGAGGCGGGCGTCCGAGCGTACCCGGGCGTCGAGCTCGGCGACGTCGTTCGGATCGACGGCGAGGTCGAGCGCCGGCGCGAGGAGATCCAGGTCGAGACCGAGGGCCTGGCCGTCCTCGAGGGTGCGGCGGCGGAGACGGTCGAGCGTCGCCTCGCCGAGGCGCTCTCCGAACGCGCACGCCCGGACGACCTCGACGCGCTCGTCGATGACGGGGCCGTCACGGCCCTGACCGACGACGTCCTCGACGCGGCGGAGGCGATCCGCCGCGCCGTCCTCGAGTCCCGTCCGATCGTGGTCCGTCACCCCGCCACGGCGGACGGCTACGTCGCCGGCGCGGCGATCGAACGCGCGACGCTGCCGCTCATCCGCGACGAACACGCCAAGCGCGACGCGGTCTATCACTACTTCACCCGACGCCCGCTCGAGGGGTCCGTCTACGAGATGGACGACGCGACCACGGACGTCACCCGGATGCTGCAGGACCGCGATCGACACGACGAGAAGCTTCCCCTCTTCGTCCTCGTGGGCACCGGATCGACCGTGGAGTCCGCCGACGGGATCGGGCTGCTCGACGTCTACGACGCCGCGTCGGTCGTGATCGACGGCACAGTCGCGGATCCGGAGACCCGCGAGTCCGTCGACACGCTCGTCTCGCCCGAGCTCGCCGACGTCGACGGCGATCTCTCGACGGGGGCCTTGACGGCCTCGCTGGCAGCGACCGTCAACGGGGACGTTCACGATGATCTACGCCACCTCCCGGCCGTGAGCTACTGGGAGGACGCGCCGGCGGACTACGCCGAGCTCGCCGCCGGTGCCGGCTACGATGCCGACCGCGTCGCCGAGCTTCGGGAGGCGATCGCGCTTGAAGCGTACTACCAGTCCTACGAGGACAAACGCGAGCTCATCGAGGACCTGTTGTTCGACGACGCGGGCGACCTGGCGGCCCACGTCTCCGAGCAGTTCCGCGAGAAGCTCGGGACCGAGCTGGCCACGGCCCGGGAGAACCTCCACACCGAGAACGTCGACGGCGTCCGGTTCACCGTCCTCGACACCGATGCCTACACCCACCGCTACGACTTCCCGCCGACCGCGCTGCTGATCGAGACGCTTCACCGGCGGACGCGCGAGGTGGACGGCGAGTCCGTCACCCTCGGCATCGGCACCGACGAGCTGTACCTGCGGTCGACGGCGGACCTCTCCGTCCGCGACGTCGCCGCGGATGCCGCGGAGATCGCTCCCGACGCGGACGTCACGGCTGCGAGCGTCCGCGATGGTACGATCGAGTTCCTGTCGGGCGAGCGTGACGCCGTCGAGGACGCCGTGATCGCGGCGGTCGCGGACCTCGTCTAG
- a CDS encoding tRNA uridine(34) 5-carboxymethylaminomethyl modification radical SAM/GNAT enzyme Elp3 produces MSTDAPSEGSADAPEAFVAACEDLAERIVAGEIGRDDLESAKLDVCSTHSSPKVPKNTDILDHAPEEAREEVERVVRRKPVRTASGVSPVAIMTSPELCPHGKCLYCPGGPASEFSSSQSYTGHEPAAARGEQNDYDPYGQVTLRLEQLRAIGHPVDKVELILMGGTMTARSHDYQEWFVKRALEAMNDYDLEADPEPAEGESFAQDPEEYEFRYLEDVIAENETNEIRNIGTTFETKPDWCDPEQIDRMLDLGGTKVEVGVQTTYERINREMHRGHGTQASRDANRRLRDAGFKVGFHMMPGQPGMTREMCLEDFRQLFGNADWRPDYLKIYPTLVVRGTRVYDSWYNDEYEPLDNEAAADLIAEIMGEIPEYTRLQRVQRDIPADFIDAGVWKSNLRQLAEQRAAEKGIEIRDVRSREVGMNDADPDPDAIELSVSTYEVAGGTEHFIAFEDPVRDLLVGFCRLRFPSYAAGQPGTPGTETDPVRRELADAAIVRELHVYGSEAAIGEDAGAGGSDWQHKGYGRRLIEHAEELARDAGFPKVAVISGIGARQYYRDKLGYHQDGPYVSKRL; encoded by the coding sequence ATGAGTACCGACGCCCCGAGCGAGGGATCCGCCGACGCTCCCGAGGCGTTCGTCGCCGCCTGCGAGGACCTCGCCGAACGGATCGTCGCCGGCGAGATCGGTCGGGACGACCTCGAATCCGCCAAGCTCGACGTCTGCTCGACCCACTCCTCGCCGAAGGTGCCGAAGAACACCGACATCCTCGATCACGCCCCCGAGGAGGCCCGCGAGGAGGTCGAACGCGTCGTGCGCCGCAAGCCGGTTCGGACTGCCTCCGGCGTCTCCCCGGTCGCAATTATGACCTCGCCGGAGCTGTGTCCCCACGGAAAGTGCCTCTACTGTCCGGGCGGGCCGGCCTCGGAGTTCTCCTCCTCGCAGTCGTACACCGGCCACGAGCCGGCCGCCGCGCGCGGCGAACAGAACGATTACGACCCATACGGTCAGGTCACCCTCCGGCTCGAACAGCTCCGGGCGATCGGCCACCCCGTCGACAAGGTCGAGCTCATCCTGATGGGCGGGACGATGACGGCCCGCTCGCACGACTACCAGGAGTGGTTCGTCAAGCGCGCCCTCGAGGCCATGAACGACTACGACCTCGAGGCCGACCCCGAACCCGCGGAGGGCGAGTCGTTCGCGCAGGATCCCGAGGAGTACGAGTTCCGGTACCTCGAGGACGTGATCGCCGAGAACGAGACGAACGAAATCCGCAACATCGGGACCACCTTCGAGACGAAGCCCGACTGGTGTGACCCCGAGCAGATCGACCGGATGCTCGATCTCGGCGGCACGAAGGTCGAGGTGGGCGTCCAGACGACCTACGAGCGGATCAACCGCGAGATGCACCGCGGCCACGGCACGCAGGCCTCCAGGGACGCCAACCGGCGGCTCCGCGACGCGGGCTTCAAGGTCGGCTTCCACATGATGCCGGGCCAGCCCGGGATGACCCGTGAGATGTGCCTGGAGGACTTCCGGCAGCTCTTCGGGAACGCCGACTGGCGGCCCGACTACCTGAAGATCTATCCGACGCTCGTGGTTCGGGGAACCCGCGTGTACGACAGCTGGTACAACGACGAGTACGAGCCCCTCGACAACGAGGCGGCGGCGGATCTGATCGCCGAGATCATGGGCGAGATCCCGGAGTACACCCGGCTCCAGCGCGTCCAGCGGGACATTCCGGCGGACTTCATCGACGCGGGCGTCTGGAAGTCGAACCTCCGGCAGCTCGCCGAGCAGCGGGCCGCGGAGAAGGGCATCGAGATCCGCGACGTCCGGTCGCGGGAGGTCGGAATGAACGACGCCGACCCGGACCCGGACGCGATCGAGCTGTCGGTCTCGACCTACGAGGTCGCCGGCGGGACCGAGCATTTCATCGCGTTCGAGGACCCGGTCCGTGACCTCCTCGTCGGCTTCTGCCGGCTCCGGTTCCCCTCCTACGCGGCGGGCCAGCCAGGCACGCCGGGCACCGAAACCGACCCGGTCCGGCGCGAGCTGGCCGACGCCGCGATCGTCCGCGAGCTCCACGTTTACGGCAGCGAGGCGGCGATCGGCGAGGACGCGGGCGCGGGCGGCAGCGACTGGCAGCACAAGGGGTACGGGCGCCGGCTCATCGAACACGCGGAGGAGCTGGCGCGCGACGCCGGCTTCCCGAAGGTCGCGGTCATCTCCGGGATCGGCGCCCGACAGTACTACCGCGACAAGCTGGGCTATCACCAGGACGGCCCCTACGTCTCGAAGCGACTGTGA
- a CDS encoding YIP1 family protein — protein MTTWIENPAGGRDRGPRGLVRAWIEVLLRPGRFFRNGVSPGDQAPGLTFAMAVAMAFTAGWFLADPGAIPGIVGSDTVSAAVTLVLVGVLAAPVGLHLTAVAGVIAAIVASLRRTSDGSIGTADRGGVSETVQVVAYASAPFAVAGPPLPALRVACAIYATTLLAIGLRRIHGLSWPRSLLATLPPALVGFGFGYRSLFAFRTLTGW, from the coding sequence GTGACCACGTGGATCGAGAACCCGGCCGGCGGGCGCGACCGCGGCCCGCGCGGGCTAGTGCGGGCGTGGATCGAGGTCCTCCTGCGGCCGGGACGGTTCTTCCGGAACGGCGTGAGCCCCGGCGACCAGGCGCCGGGACTGACGTTCGCGATGGCCGTTGCGATGGCGTTCACCGCCGGCTGGTTCCTCGCCGATCCGGGCGCGATCCCGGGGATCGTCGGCTCGGACACGGTCTCGGCCGCGGTGACCCTGGTTCTCGTCGGGGTACTGGCCGCGCCGGTCGGGCTCCACCTGACCGCGGTCGCGGGAGTGATCGCGGCCATCGTCGCGAGCCTGCGGCGAACCTCGGACGGTTCGATCGGGACCGCGGACCGGGGCGGCGTGAGCGAGACGGTACAGGTCGTCGCATACGCCTCGGCCCCGTTCGCCGTCGCCGGACCGCCGCTCCCGGCGCTTCGGGTCGCGTGTGCGATCTACGCGACGACGCTGCTCGCGATCGGGCTTCGCCGGATCCACGGCCTGTCCTGGCCCCGCAGTCTGCTCGCCACCCTCCCACCGGCGCTCGTCGGATTCGGGTTCGGCTACCGGTCGCTGTTCGCGTTCCGGACGTTGACGGGCTGGTAA
- a CDS encoding PIN domain-containing protein has protein sequence MELFEMHDGLSFGDATIAAYMEREDLEYLYSFDDDFDAIDRITRLETPNNPFTSPTSVRPVGETEAYWFAAHWEMIGELAEQRDDTPFPRPRVGPVWNRNGNCRASTCARSSPSSGGTRARRSTRPISIPRASSG, from the coding sequence GTGGAACTCTTCGAGATGCACGATGGACTATCGTTCGGTGATGCGACCATTGCGGCGTATATGGAACGGGAAGATCTCGAATACCTCTACTCGTTCGACGACGATTTCGACGCTATCGATCGAATCACTCGACTTGAAACACCGAACAACCCGTTCACGTCGCCGACATCGGTACGACCGGTCGGTGAAACGGAGGCGTACTGGTTCGCGGCACACTGGGAAATGATCGGCGAACTGGCCGAGCAACGAGACGACACGCCTTTTCCGCGGCCGCGTGTGGGTCCGGTATGGAACCGAAACGGGAACTGTCGAGCATCGACCTGCGCGCGCTCGTCACCGAGCTCGGGCGGTACGCGGGCGCGAAGGTCGACAAGGCCTATCTCTATCCCGAGAGCCTCCTCCGGCTGA
- a CDS encoding MFS transporter produces the protein MSRRRLLGSLCGLVFFLNLARVVFAPLLNVFIAEFGIGEATAGLIVTLTWLGSASLRLPAGWLLTRVPRHYLVLVSGGILAASAALTGGAVTVPQLMVGAFFMGAASGAYFVAANPLLSELFPSRVGRVMGIHGGATQLAAVAAAPLVAVWVGIDWRYAIWTIAVGAAVVTVYTAIQARATEMPAAGAADRSLIAGARSEWRIILAALGLAGVAVFVWQGVFNFYELYMRSRGLSPAAASTMLTIVFAAGVPAFVVAGEVVDRLPSVPMLLGIGGAFAASLLALVAADGLLAFAVISAAIGFVIHAIFPATDAYVLTALPDSTRGSAYAVFSSIWMLSQSVGSAVLGSLIERGYTYDAVFVTAAIGLLVTLSVLAGLARAGRLPS, from the coding sequence GTGAGCCGCCGTCGCCTCCTGGGTTCGCTGTGCGGGCTCGTCTTCTTCCTCAACCTCGCGAGAGTCGTCTTCGCGCCGCTTTTGAACGTCTTCATCGCCGAGTTCGGCATCGGCGAGGCGACTGCGGGGCTGATCGTGACGCTCACGTGGCTCGGCAGCGCATCCCTCCGGCTCCCGGCCGGGTGGCTTCTCACGCGCGTTCCGCGGCACTATCTCGTCCTCGTTTCGGGAGGCATCCTCGCGGCGTCGGCGGCGCTCACCGGCGGGGCCGTGACCGTCCCGCAGCTGATGGTCGGGGCGTTCTTCATGGGTGCCGCCTCCGGCGCGTACTTCGTCGCGGCGAACCCGCTTTTGAGCGAGCTGTTCCCGAGCCGGGTCGGTCGCGTGATGGGGATTCACGGCGGGGCGACCCAACTGGCCGCCGTGGCGGCGGCGCCCCTCGTCGCCGTCTGGGTGGGCATCGACTGGCGGTACGCGATCTGGACGATCGCCGTCGGGGCCGCCGTGGTGACCGTTTATACCGCGATTCAGGCTCGCGCGACCGAGATGCCCGCCGCGGGCGCGGCGGACCGATCGCTCATCGCTGGGGCGCGCTCGGAGTGGCGGATCATCCTCGCCGCGCTGGGCCTCGCCGGCGTCGCCGTCTTCGTCTGGCAGGGCGTGTTCAACTTCTACGAGCTCTATATGCGGTCCCGCGGGCTCTCGCCGGCCGCGGCCTCCACGATGTTGACGATCGTCTTCGCGGCCGGCGTTCCGGCCTTCGTCGTCGCCGGCGAGGTGGTCGATCGGCTGCCGTCGGTCCCGATGCTGCTGGGCATCGGCGGCGCCTTCGCGGCAAGCCTTCTGGCGCTGGTCGCCGCCGACGGCCTCCTCGCGTTCGCCGTGATCTCCGCCGCCATCGGGTTCGTCATCCACGCCATCTTCCCGGCGACGGACGCCTACGTCCTGACCGCGCTGCCGGATTCGACCCGGGGGAGCGCCTACGCCGTGTTCAGCTCCATCTGGATGCTGTCGCAATCGGTCGGATCGGCGGTTCTGGGCAGCCTGATAGAGCGCGGCTACACCTACGACGCGGTGTTCGTGACGGCCGCGATCGGCCTCCTCGTCACCCTGTCCGTGCTCGCCGGTCTCGCGCGGGCCGGGCGGCTCCCGTCCTGA
- a CDS encoding GNAT family N-acetyltransferase → MEFELLGWPDEDPTLRLDYRAFSYAGKFATSGTGVAVLRAETPNAVAPDWHPDPSRPDPAPRPDADAETASLAEDVVAAVAFNPDRTDPSTLWIRYVSVHTARRGEGLGPRLIAELGRRVRDRESDAVDRIRIGVNNPFAYEALYKVGFAFTGRETGVAELVLERPVDAPADRDAETYRAGLDVYRERDRGEPEASFLADRRGGDPPPLVEGAF, encoded by the coding sequence ATGGAGTTCGAACTGCTCGGCTGGCCCGACGAGGACCCGACGCTCCGGCTCGACTACCGGGCGTTCAGCTACGCCGGCAAGTTCGCGACCTCGGGGACCGGCGTGGCCGTGCTCCGAGCGGAAACGCCGAATGCAGTCGCCCCGGACTGGCATCCCGATCCGTCGCGCCCCGACCCGGCTCCGCGGCCGGATGCCGACGCCGAAACCGCCTCCCTCGCGGAGGACGTCGTCGCCGCGGTCGCGTTCAACCCGGATCGGACGGATCCGAGCACCCTGTGGATCCGATACGTGTCGGTGCACACGGCACGACGCGGGGAGGGACTTGGTCCGCGGCTCATCGCCGAGCTGGGACGGCGCGTTCGCGACCGTGAGTCCGACGCCGTCGACCGGATCCGGATCGGCGTGAACAACCCGTTCGCCTACGAGGCGCTTTATAAGGTCGGCTTCGCGTTCACCGGCCGGGAGACCGGGGTCGCGGAGCTGGTTCTCGAGCGGCCCGTCGACGCGCCGGCCGACCGCGACGCCGAGACGTATCGGGCGGGGCTGGACGTCTATCGGGAGCGCGATCGCGGGGAGCCGGAGGCGTCGTTCCTTGCGGACCGGCGTGGCGGCGATCCGCCGCCGCTGGTCGAGGGGGCTTTTTAA